The following are from one region of the Gossypium hirsutum isolate 1008001.06 chromosome D03, Gossypium_hirsutum_v2.1, whole genome shotgun sequence genome:
- the LOC121215252 gene encoding UPF0496 protein At2g18630: MGCQSSQTKGGNAESTSQVKPDSQLEADLSSYEAACRQDSTLQHFDATLQEHTNSVIGTLAAVVKVILECQRDIWNNSELFSLVEEYFENSKKTLDFCTMLENCLKRAQNDQLIIQLAVKYFDEEVGLEVGVDEKKFVKTLEELRRFKAADKPFPKEFFVLLDLVRKQQESMLGKLLVRKKKLDKKLKSLKTWRRVSNVLFVATFVSVLIFSVVAAAVSAPPVVTALASELFLLVRLENGAPLFGNGTRKR, from the exons ATGGGGTGTCAATCGAGTCAAACCAAAGGGGGTAATGCCGAATCGACATCGCAAGTTAAACCGGATTCTCAGTTAGAAGCTGATTTGAGTTCGTACGAGGCTGCTTGTAGACAAGATTCGACTCTGCAACATTTTGATGCGACTCTCCAGGAACATACTAACAGTGTCATCGGCACGCTTGCT GCAGTAGTGAAAGTCATTTTGGAATGTCAAAGAGATATATGGAACAATTCAGAGTTGTTTTCTTTGGTTGAGGAATACTTTGAGAACAGCAAGAAGACCTTAGATTTTTGTACCATGCTCGAAAATTGCCTCAAACGAGCTCAGAATGATCAGTTGATCATTCAATTGGCGGTTAAGTATTTCGATGAAGAGGTCGGATTAGAAGTTGGGGTCGATGAGAAGAAATTCGTGAAGACGTTGGAAGAACTGAGGAGATTTAAAGCAGCTGACAAGCCTTTCCCGAAGGAGTTCTTTGTACTGTTAGATTTGGTCCGTAAGCAGCAAGAATCGATGCTGGGGAAGTTGCTAGTTCGGAAAAAGAAGCTTGATAAGaaattaaaatctttaaaaacatGGAGGAGAGTGTCGAATGTCTTGTTTGTAGCAACGTTTGTCTCCGTGTTGATTTTTTCCGTGGTGGCAGCAGCCGTATCTGCACCACCCGTTGTGACAGCTTTAGCAAGTGAACTGTTCCTATTGGTGCGGTTGGAAAATGGTGCACCTCTCTTTGGAAACGGTACGAGAAAGAGGTGA